CAGCTTTCGTTTTAGTACCATCGGCCCATTTGTAATTGGCTCCAATAGCCTGTGCATTGTCTTCAATCACATATAGGTTATGCGCCTCCGCCAATTGCATGATTGCTTCCATATTAGCCGCCTGTCCAAAGAGGTGTACCGGCACTATCGCTTTTGTTTTGGGCGTAATGGCTTTTTCTATTGCAGCTATGGAGATATTAAAAGTATCTTCTTCTACATCTACCAATACCGGAGTCAATTGCAGCAGTGCAATCACTTCCACCGTCGCAGCAAAAGTAAAATCGGCCGTAATTACTTCATCGCCTGGCTTTAAGTTGAGTCCCATCATGGCAATTTGCAACGCATCAGTACCATTAGCACATGGGATTACATGCTTGGCATCGAGGTATTGCTCCAGGGAAGCCTGGAATTTATGAACCTCAGGCCCATTAATATAAGCATTCGTATCCAATACATTTTGGATGGAATGATTAACCGTTTCTTTTATATTTTCGTATTGCCCTTTCAGGTCAACCATTTGTATTTTTTTCATCTAAATAAAAATTTAAAACAGGCAAAATTACTAATAAATTGGTCCACGACCAATGAAATTCCTACAAACTAACGTATTTTAGCCATTCAAAATATATGTTATGCTTTATGTCTATAATCTACTGGTAATCACAGCTGGTTTTCTATTGAAAATCGTTGCTTTTTTCAGTCCAAAAATAAAACTTTTCGTAGACGGCCGAAAAACTGTTTTCAGGGCGTTAGCCCATAGAATAAAGCCTTCCGACAAAACGATATGGTTTCATGCTGCTTCGCTTGGCGAATACGAACAGGGCCTTCCTGTAATGGAAAAAATGAAAAAGAAATTCCCCGACCACAAAATCATACTTACTTTTTTCTCACCCTCAGGATATGAAGTGCGTAAAAATGCAGCCATTGCCGATGTGGTGGTTTACCTTCCCCTGGACACCCACAGCAATGCCAAACAATTCCTGAAACTGGCACATCCCGAAATGGCTTTTTTTATCAAATATGAATACTGGCCCAACTACCTCAATGAACTCAAAAAATCAGGTATTCCCACTTACCTTATTTCCGGTATTTTCAGGAAAACGCAATCCTTTTTCAAGTGGTATGGTGGATTTTACAGAAATGCCCTAAAAGCCTTTAATTATTTCTTTGTACAAAACGAATCATCGAAGTTATTATTGCAAAAAATTGGTTATCAAAACGTAAAAATAAGTGGCGATACGCGTTTCGATCGCGTCTCCGGGATTTTAAAACGGGACAACACTTTGAATTTTATTGCGAAATTCAAAGGCAGTAAGCCTGTAATTGTCGTAGGGAGTTCCTGGCCTAAGGATGAATTATTGCTGAGCACTTATATCAATTCCGCTACTTCAGCTGTAAAATTCATCATCGCCCCGCACAATATCAAGCCAGAACAATTACACGAACTCAATAAAAGTATCCGAAAAAAAGTGGTTTTCTTTTCTGAAATGAAAAATAAAAACCTGGCTGATTTTGATGTTTTCGTCATCGATACTGTAGGGATACTGACTAAGATTTATGCGTATGCAGATATTGCCTATGTGGGAGGGGGATTCGGAAACCCGGGTATCCATAATATTCTGGAACCAGCCGCATTTGGCATTCCAATTGTAATTGGCCCCAACTACAGCCATTTTGCCGAGGCAGAAGCCTTAGTACACATGGGTGGGTGTACCAGTATCAACACCCAAAAAGAACTGAACGAAGCCTTCGATCTATTGCTTCAAAATGAAGACGTACGTTATGAAAAAGGACACATCTGCAGCACATTTGTACAGATGAATCAAAATGCCACCGCTATCATTATAAATCACATTTGCCCGGAAAACGATTAATCTCTCCTTACTATGATCACATTCCAACCTTTAGAAAGCGCCGATATTGAAACAATTGTTCCGATGATGCAGGATTTTTATGCCATTGACAATTACCCTATTGACGTTGCCATTTCCAAGGCCCTGTTCCTGGAGTTTTTAGAAAATGAACACCTCGGTAGAGCATGGCTTATTTATTTCGATAACGAAGTGGTCGGGTATATCATCCTGACTTTTATATTCAGTTTTGAATACAAAGGCACAATTGCTTTTCTGGATGAATTATATCTTTCTGAAAAAGCCCGTGGAAAAGGCATCGGAAAAGCGGCCGTTGATTTTATACAGTCGGAAGCCCGAAACCTTTCCCTAAAAATCATTTACCTTGAAGTCGAGGGACACAACCAGAATGCACAACAACTTTACTTATCCAAAGACTTCACGGTACACAACAGAAAGCTGATGAAATTCATTCTCTGATACAACTTCTACCTGCCCGAATGAAATGATTTGAATTCTTACAGTATTAAATTTCTTCGGGCCGGAACACCACCAATACCGCAATTTTTTTAATCGAAAATTGTATCTTGCCAACGATTTCGCAATCGCGCGTAATTTTTTATTAAACTTAAATTGACTGATATGAAATTTTTAAAACTGCTTGTACTATTGTTTGCCCTGCCAATGGCCGCACAACAAGGTGGCATGTGGATCCCTTCTTTGCTAAAAGGGATGAACGAAAAAGAAATGAAGAGTTTGGGCATGAAAATGTCAGCTTCCGATATTTACGATGTAAATAAATCGAGCCTCAAAGATGCTGTACCACAATTTAATGGCGGTTGTACTTCTGAGGTTATTTCTTCAAAAGGGCTTTTGCTTACCAACCACCATTGTGGATTCGGCGAAATTCAATCCCACTCCACAGTAGAACACGACTACCTGACCAATGGATTCTGGGCGATGAACCAGGCAGAAGAATTGCCAAACCCGGGATTGGAAGTGACCTTCATTGTAAAAATTGAAGATGTGTCTGCCAAAGTTTTGGACGGTACTACTTCTTTAACTTCAGAAGCAGAAAAACAAAAGAAAATTGCCAGCAATATCGCTTCCCTGACCAATACACTTCCAAAAGAAGCATGGCAGGAAAACAGGATCCGTACTTTTTATGAAGGCAACCAGTATATTCTTTTCGTAATCGAAAGTTATAAGGATGTACGTTTGGTAGGAGCACCACCTTCCTCTATTGGTAAATTCGGATCGGATACCGACAACTGGGTATGGCCAAGACATACCGGAGATTTTTCATTATTCCGCATCTATGCCGATAAAAACAACAGGCCTGCAGAATATTCTAAGGACAATGTACCCTACACCCCGAAACATTTCTTCCCGGTTTCCCTGAAAGGAATTGAAGAGGATGACTTTACCTTGGTATTTGGATATCCTGGAAGAACCACAGAATACCTTCCTTCTATTGCTGTCGAACAAATTGTAAACAGCCTGAACCCAGCCAAAATTGAAGTACGCGATCGCGCATTAAAAGTAGCGGATGGTTTTATGCGAAAAGACAACGCTATCAAAATTCAATACGCTTCTAAATATGCCAGCATTGCCAACTATTGGAAAAAATGGATTGGTGAAACTCAGGGATTAAAAAAATCGAATGCGATTGAAGTAAAGCAAAAATTTGAAAAGAACTTCCTCGATCAGGTTCAGAAAGCACATAAAGAAGAGGAATACGGACAACTATTCGAAGACTTCCAAAAAAACTATACTGAAATAGCGCCTTATGCATTAAGCAGAGATTATTTTATGGAAGTAGTACTGAGAAATACCGAATTATTAAGCATTGGCTACAAACTGTTCCAACTGGAACAGGTATACAACAGCAAAGGCGAACAATCGTTCACAGACCGTAAAAACAATACGCTGGAAAACCTGAAAGAAACGTATAAGGATTTCAATAAAAATGTAGACGAGAAAGTTTTTGAACAGTTAATAGAACTGTACGCAACAAAATCTCCACAACAATTCCTTCCGGAACAAATCCTGAAAAAGGACTATAAGAAAATGACCGCGGAGATCTACAGCCAATCTGACCTTACAAGCTACAAAGGCATGGAAAGCCTGTTAACCGGAAATCCAAAAGCGGTAATTGCAAAATTAAACAAAGACAAAGGTTACCAATTAGTAAAAGTATTGGCAGAAGCCTACCTTAAAAATGTAAATCCGAAATACGACGAAATCAATTTAAAGATTTCTGCGCTGCAACGCACTTACATGAAAGGCATCTTAGAACTTAGCCCTAAAGACGCACGCATCTTCCCGGACGCCAACAGTACACTACGTGTTACTTACGGAAAAGTAAAAGGATATGAGCCTGCTGACGCAGTATCTTATGGCTACGGTACGTATTTGGATGGCGTCATGGAAAAGTATATCCCGGGCGACTATGAATTCGATGTACCACAAAAATTAATTGACCTCTACAATACCAAAGATTACGGCCCTTATGACATGAAAGGAAAAATGCCGGTTTGCTTCATAGGCACTAACCACACTACAGGAGGAAATTCCGGTAGCCCTGCTATTGATGCCAAAGGAAATCTTATCGGCCTTAATTTTGACCGCGTATGGGAAGGTACTATGAGCGATATCTACTATGACCCTGCTATTTGCAGAAATATTATGGTTGACATCCGTTATGTATTGTTCATTATAGACAAATATGCCGGTGCGAAACATTTGGTGGACGAAATGAAGATTGTCAAATAACAAAAAAATAAAGAAAATTTCTGTTTTTATGCTGCTCAAAGCCTAAAATTTGTAAGGAAAACATAATTACAAAGCAATTTAGAGCCTAACAGATTTTTTTACGGTGATGAAAAACGCTGTAAAGCCTTGATTTACAAAGGATTTTTGGTCGAAAAAAAATATTTAAAAAAAACATTAGATTTTTTTAAACATATCAAAAATTGTATATCTTTGCCTCGAATTAATAATTAACCTTTATAATTTAGTAAGATGAAAAAAGTTGTATTAAGCTTAGCACTTGTTGCTACTATGGCATTCGTTTCTTGTAAAGATGCTGCTACTGAGCCTGCAGTTGAAGAAACTACAGTTGAAACTCCAGCTGAAGAAGTAGCACCAGTTGCTGCTGACACTACAGTTGTTACAGAAACTACTACTACTACTGAGACTCCAGCTGCTACACCAGCTGCACCAGCTCACTAATATTTAGTAAGTAAGTACACTAAGCCACGCATTGCGTGGCTTTTTTATTTATATCACTTTTTTCAAAAGGCCTAAAATCGGTATTTCCCAAATCAATACCACAAAAAAAATCAACCTTTCCAGGATATAAAATCCAGAAAGATTGACACTATAATAAAGCTGCATTAAATCAGCACCACATCTTTTTCTTAATCTAAAAAGATCGCATCGGAAGAAAAATCCAGGAGTTCCGCCACTGACGCACTTCGCACCACCTCATCTATTCCTTTTTGCACCCGCAATGCCGTAGTATATTTCCTGCTGATCGCCAGCACTTCGTTTTCAAAAACCAATTTAAAAAAGAACTTCCCACTTGGCGTCTTAAACTTCAGGTAACCGATGTTTTCTGCATTGATTTTAACGACCCCTACGCCCTTTTCACACGCTTCCTTATCCTCGTAGCTCGGACTAAGAAAAATCGTCTTACCGCGTCTGGAAGTGAATTCAAATTTATATTTTCCGTTATCTCTTTTGCTGATCACAAATGCACCCATAAAATTCTGCTGTAGTTTTGAAAAGTATTAAAAACAAAAAAGCCCGTAAATTACGGGCTTTTGTACTCAGAGCGGGACTTGAACCCGCACGAACATTACTGTTCACTGGATTTTAAGTCCAGCGTGTCTACCAATTTCACCATCCGAGCGAATGGAGCGAAAAACGGGATTCGAACCCGCGACCTCGACCTTGGCAAGGTCGCGCTCTACCAACTGAGCTATTTTCGCATATTTTCTTCTAAAGAACGTCGCAGTACTGCTGTATTGCGGATGCAAATGTAGCACTTTTATTTACTTCTGCAAACGTTTTTTAGAAAAAAATCCAATAAAAAACCTAACCTTCTGATAACGTTAGTTTTAATTTTTAGATTATTCCAGTTATTTTTTAACCAGCATCCTTTTGATCTCGTTCAGCTTCATCAGTGCTTCTACCGGAGTTAGCGTATTGATGTCCAAACCGAGTATTTCCTCCTTGATTTCTTCCAGTAACGGATCGTCTAAATTAAAAATATTAAGCTGCATCTCATCTTTCGCCTGCCGGATTCCGTTCAGGGCTTCTCCCGAATGATCCTTCTCTAATTTCTTCAACAGCTTTTGTGCTTTCTGGATTACCGTTTGTGGCATGCCGGCCATTTTAGCCACATGAATACCAAAACTATGCGCACTGCCGCCTTCTACCAGCTTCCGGATAAAAAGCACATTGTCTTTTAATTCTTTGACTGACACATTATAATTCCGGATACGCTCCAGGATGTCCGTCATTTCATTCAGCTCATGGTAATGGGTCGCAAATAAGGTTTTCGGCCGCCCCGGATGCTCATGCAGGTATTCTGCAATCGCCCAAGCAATCGAAATTCCATCATACGTACTCGTTCCCCTGCCAATCTCATCCAGAAGCACCAGACTTCGGTCGGAAAGGTTATTCAGGATGGAAGCTGTTTCATTCATTTCAACCATAAATGTAGATTCTCCCATCGAAATATTATCAGAAGCTCCTACCCTGGTAAAAATCTTATCGATAATTCCCATTCTTGCGCTATCTGCGGGAACAAAACTACCCATCTGGGCCAGGAGCACAATCAGCGCTGTTTGGCGCAGTATAGCCGACTTACCGGACATATTGGGTCCGGTAATCATGATCAGCTGTTGTTTTTCCCGATCCAAGAAAACATCATTCGCAATATATGGCACACCCAATGGAAGTTGTTTTTCAATTACCGGGTGGCGCCCATTTTTAATATCCAGTTCAAAAGTATCATCCAATTCTGGGCATACATAGTTATTTTCAATCGCCAGTTGCGCAAATGATGTTAGGCAATCGAGTTGTGCTACTAAATTCGCATTAATCTGCACGGGCTTAATATACGTCCCAATCCAACTTACCAACTGTTCGAATAACTGCACTTCCAACTGATGGATTTTTTCTTCCGCCCCAAGGATCTTCGCTTCATATTCTTCTAATTCTTCGGTAATATAACGTTCCGCATTCACCAGGGTCTGTTTCCGGATCCATTCCGCCGGAACTTTATCCTTATGGCTGTTTCGCACTTCAATATAATATCCGAAAACATTATTAAAAGAAATTTTCAAAGACGAAATACCAGTACGCTCCGATTCTCTTTTTTCAATCCCATCGAGGTATTCTTTTCCGGTATTCGAAATATCACGCAGTTCGTCGAGCTCTGCATGGATACCCCGCGCAATAGCATTCCCTTTATTTACCGACACCGGAGCCTCGGGGTGCAATGTGGTTTTTATTTTTTCCCGTAAAAGATCACAACTGTGCAGGCTATCCCCAATTGTCTTCACCGCAGCATTGGTACTTTCCAGCGCCAGTGTTTTAATTGGGATAATAGCATCCAGCGAATCTTTCAGGTACATCACCTCTCTTGGACTTACTTTTCCAGCTGCAATTTTAGAGATCAGTCGTTCCAGATCGGAAATTTGCTTGATCTGGTACTGAACCGCCCGCAACACTTCCGTTTCTGTTTTCAGGTAAGTCACCACCTGGTGCCGCCCTTTGATCTTTTCCGCATCTTTCAACGGCAAAGCCAGCCAGCGTTTCAGCAATCGGCCACCCATAGGCGAAAGCGTCCTGTCAATAACATCCAGCAGGGTAACTGCATTCGGATTATAGCTGTGGTACAATTCCAGGTTCCGGATTGTAAAACGGTCCATCCACACATATGCATCTTCTGCAATACGCTGGATATGGGTAATGTGCTGCACCCGGTTGTGTTGTGTTTCGGACAGGTAATACAATACCGCACCGGAAGCAATAATCCCTTCTGGACAATCCTCAATACCAAATCC
The Flavobacterium kingsejongi genome window above contains:
- a CDS encoding 3-deoxy-D-manno-octulosonic acid transferase; this translates as MLYVYNLLVITAGFLLKIVAFFSPKIKLFVDGRKTVFRALAHRIKPSDKTIWFHAASLGEYEQGLPVMEKMKKKFPDHKIILTFFSPSGYEVRKNAAIADVVVYLPLDTHSNAKQFLKLAHPEMAFFIKYEYWPNYLNELKKSGIPTYLISGIFRKTQSFFKWYGGFYRNALKAFNYFFVQNESSKLLLQKIGYQNVKISGDTRFDRVSGILKRDNTLNFIAKFKGSKPVIVVGSSWPKDELLLSTYINSATSAVKFIIAPHNIKPEQLHELNKSIRKKVVFFSEMKNKNLADFDVFVIDTVGILTKIYAYADIAYVGGGFGNPGIHNILEPAAFGIPIVIGPNYSHFAEAEALVHMGGCTSINTQKELNEAFDLLLQNEDVRYEKGHICSTFVQMNQNATAIIINHICPEND
- a CDS encoding GNAT family N-acetyltransferase — its product is MITFQPLESADIETIVPMMQDFYAIDNYPIDVAISKALFLEFLENEHLGRAWLIYFDNEVVGYIILTFIFSFEYKGTIAFLDELYLSEKARGKGIGKAAVDFIQSEARNLSLKIIYLEVEGHNQNAQQLYLSKDFTVHNRKLMKFIL
- a CDS encoding S46 family peptidase, with translation MKFLKLLVLLFALPMAAQQGGMWIPSLLKGMNEKEMKSLGMKMSASDIYDVNKSSLKDAVPQFNGGCTSEVISSKGLLLTNHHCGFGEIQSHSTVEHDYLTNGFWAMNQAEELPNPGLEVTFIVKIEDVSAKVLDGTTSLTSEAEKQKKIASNIASLTNTLPKEAWQENRIRTFYEGNQYILFVIESYKDVRLVGAPPSSIGKFGSDTDNWVWPRHTGDFSLFRIYADKNNRPAEYSKDNVPYTPKHFFPVSLKGIEEDDFTLVFGYPGRTTEYLPSIAVEQIVNSLNPAKIEVRDRALKVADGFMRKDNAIKIQYASKYASIANYWKKWIGETQGLKKSNAIEVKQKFEKNFLDQVQKAHKEEEYGQLFEDFQKNYTEIAPYALSRDYFMEVVLRNTELLSIGYKLFQLEQVYNSKGEQSFTDRKNNTLENLKETYKDFNKNVDEKVFEQLIELYATKSPQQFLPEQILKKDYKKMTAEIYSQSDLTSYKGMESLLTGNPKAVIAKLNKDKGYQLVKVLAEAYLKNVNPKYDEINLKISALQRTYMKGILELSPKDARIFPDANSTLRVTYGKVKGYEPADAVSYGYGTYLDGVMEKYIPGDYEFDVPQKLIDLYNTKDYGPYDMKGKMPVCFIGTNHTTGGNSGSPAIDAKGNLIGLNFDRVWEGTMSDIYYDPAICRNIMVDIRYVLFIIDKYAGAKHLVDEMKIVK
- a CDS encoding YegP family protein; translation: MGAFVISKRDNGKYKFEFTSRRGKTIFLSPSYEDKEACEKGVGVVKINAENIGYLKFKTPSGKFFFKLVFENEVLAISRKYTTALRVQKGIDEVVRSASVAELLDFSSDAIFLD
- the mutS gene encoding DNA mismatch repair protein MutS; protein product: MKQYNDIKRKYPDACLLFRVGDFYETFGEDAVRASKILGIVLTKRGAGSETETALAGFPHHSLNTYLPKLVKAGLRVAICDQLEDPKMTKTIVKRGVTELVTPGVSMNDEVLQSKSNNFLASVYFGKKNIGISFLDVSTGEFLAAQGNAEYIDKLLQNFSPSEVLVPKNEKANFKATFGEDHHVFYLEDWLYKEDYALEVLTGHFQTNSLKGFGIEDCPEGIIASGAVLYYLSETQHNRVQHITHIQRIAEDAYVWMDRFTIRNLELYHSYNPNAVTLLDVIDRTLSPMGGRLLKRWLALPLKDAEKIKGRHQVVTYLKTETEVLRAVQYQIKQISDLERLISKIAAGKVSPREVMYLKDSLDAIIPIKTLALESTNAAVKTIGDSLHSCDLLREKIKTTLHPEAPVSVNKGNAIARGIHAELDELRDISNTGKEYLDGIEKRESERTGISSLKISFNNVFGYYIEVRNSHKDKVPAEWIRKQTLVNAERYITEELEEYEAKILGAEEKIHQLEVQLFEQLVSWIGTYIKPVQINANLVAQLDCLTSFAQLAIENNYVCPELDDTFELDIKNGRHPVIEKQLPLGVPYIANDVFLDREKQQLIMITGPNMSGKSAILRQTALIVLLAQMGSFVPADSARMGIIDKIFTRVGASDNISMGESTFMVEMNETASILNNLSDRSLVLLDEIGRGTSTYDGISIAWAIAEYLHEHPGRPKTLFATHYHELNEMTDILERIRNYNVSVKELKDNVLFIRKLVEGGSAHSFGIHVAKMAGMPQTVIQKAQKLLKKLEKDHSGEALNGIRQAKDEMQLNIFNLDDPLLEEIKEEILGLDINTLTPVEALMKLNEIKRMLVKK